Part of the Thermoplasmata archaeon genome is shown below.
CTCGAAGCCAAGCTCTCCGCCCAGCGAATCACGAACGTCACCGTCGTGCGGTCCACGGAGGACCGCATCTCCCTGGCGGACCGGAGCGTGGACTTCGCGTTCCTCGCCTGCATCCTCCACGAGCTGGACGGCCCTGGAACCCTGCTCGAGGCGCGCCGCATCCTCCGGCCCCAGGGCCGCCTCGGGATCGTGGACTGGAAGAAGGAGGCGATGGCGTTCGGCCCGCCTGTGGAACACCGACTCGACGAGAACGAGGCCAAGGCCATCCTGAGGGACGCCGGCTTCACCCCGACCCGGGCGTTCCCGGCGGGGCCGTATCACTACGCCATCGAGGCACGGGTCCGGCACGCGTGACGGCGGCCCAGGCGTTTCGACCGCAGATCTCCGGGGGTCCCTTGGTTCTCGCCGCTGACTCTGGACCGGAAAAGTCTTTTATCGGACGGGGCCGTGGTGAGGGATTCCCCCATGGCGCGAAAACCCATGATCGGAGTCATTGGTGGCGGCAACACGGCCTCCGAGGAAGGCCTACGCATGGCCGAGGAGGTGGGCTACCTGATCGCGCGTGCGGACGCCGTCTTGGTCTGCGGCGGCCTCAATGGGGTCATGCAGGCCGCGGCCAAGGGCGCGAAGCGGGGCGGCGGCCTGACCTTGGGCATCCTCCCCACGGGCAACAAGGCCGACGCGAACCCATACATCGACCTTCCGGTCGCCACCGCGATGAGCACGGCCCGCAACCTGGTCATCATCCGCACCGCGGACGCCCTGATCGCGATCAACGGGTCGTACGGGACGATGAGCGAGATGGCCCACGCGTTCGACCAGGGGAAGACCGTGTTCGCCCTGCACACCTGGCCCATGGAGAAGACGGGTGTGGAAGCGAGCCTATTCGTCCCCGTGCAGACGCCCCGCGAGGCCGTGGAGCGCGCGCTGGAGTATGCGCGCAAGAGTGTCGCCGCGGAACGGCCGGGGCAGCCGTTCGACAGCAAGACGACGTGACCCGCTCCTGTGCCCCGGTCGAGAACGCAAGCCGCCTCACCCTTAAGTGCACGGCCCGCGTTGGCGCCCCGTGCGCGCTCCCTCCCTCCATGAGACGCTGGCCTCCTTGAGCGTGCCCGAGGACGAATCGCGCCTCCTGGCCAATCAGATCGAGGCAATCGTGCGCCGGCATCCCAACCGCCCGGATCCCGACGACCAGGTGCAGCTGTGGACCCAGTTCCTCGCCCTGATCCGCGCGACCCCCGCCCTGCGCAGCAGCTTCGCGGCCCAGGCCTTCCTGTACCGGCGGGCCTACGAGGGACGGCCCGCGGCGGTAGGACCC
Proteins encoded:
- a CDS encoding class I SAM-dependent methyltransferase — protein: MTPGGHKFPVERRPYLDSEERRSYLNPRAILRAFRVRPGMRIADIGSGTGFFALPAAEAVGRTGHVHAVDLSPEMLEDLEAKLSAQRITNVTVVRSTEDRISLADRSVDFAFLACILHELDGPGTLLEARRILRPQGRLGIVDWKKEAMAFGPPVEHRLDENEAKAILRDAGFTPTRAFPAGPYHYAIEARVRHA
- a CDS encoding TIGR00725 family protein, with translation MARKPMIGVIGGGNTASEEGLRMAEEVGYLIARADAVLVCGGLNGVMQAAAKGAKRGGGLTLGILPTGNKADANPYIDLPVATAMSTARNLVIIRTADALIAINGSYGTMSEMAHAFDQGKTVFALHTWPMEKTGVEASLFVPVQTPREAVERALEYARKSVAAERPGQPFDSKTT